From the Bacillus marinisedimentorum genome, one window contains:
- the dnaI gene encoding primosomal protein DnaI — protein MEPIQDSFKKLLQNPSFKKEYAELKSAVLANPDVKLFLDYHRIAMGSETVDRSLMKLYEYTTQNRDCSGCESLDTCGNLMPGFEPVLILRNNYIDIAYEPCPRKRLEDEKRKQSRLVKSMAVPRDVLEASMSSLELDDPGRFEAIKKSRDFVKQYLEGTAWKGLYFHGPFGVGKTYFLGAIANELAEKGVSSMIVYTPELIREIKGSMSDGTLNQKLDVIKEAAVLMFDDIGAESMTSWMRDEVLGPVLQFRMMEKLPTFFTSNANFEELAHHFTYTQRGEVEELKAARIMERIRYLAEAVEVGGRNRRS, from the coding sequence ATGGAGCCGATACAGGACTCTTTCAAAAAATTGCTGCAAAATCCTTCTTTCAAAAAAGAATATGCCGAACTGAAGAGCGCCGTGCTGGCAAACCCGGATGTGAAGCTGTTCCTTGATTACCATCGTATTGCTATGGGCAGTGAAACGGTTGACAGGAGTCTGATGAAGCTTTACGAATATACGACCCAGAACAGGGATTGCAGCGGATGTGAGAGCCTGGATACATGCGGGAACTTGATGCCGGGTTTCGAGCCTGTTCTCATACTTCGGAACAATTATATCGATATTGCGTACGAACCATGCCCGAGAAAACGTCTTGAGGATGAAAAACGGAAACAGTCGAGACTTGTAAAAAGCATGGCTGTTCCCCGGGATGTGCTCGAAGCTTCCATGTCATCACTTGAGCTTGATGACCCTGGACGTTTTGAAGCAATCAAGAAATCGCGAGACTTCGTGAAACAGTATTTAGAGGGAACGGCATGGAAAGGCCTGTATTTCCATGGGCCGTTCGGCGTCGGAAAAACATATTTTCTTGGTGCAATCGCAAATGAGCTTGCCGAAAAAGGCGTTTCATCAATGATCGTTTATACACCTGAGCTCATCCGTGAAATCAAAGGGTCGATGTCAGATGGCACGCTTAATCAAAAGCTTGATGTGATCAAGGAGGCGGCCGTTTTGATGTTTGATGATATCGGTGCCGAATCGATGACAAGCTGGATGCGGGACGAAGTGCTTGGCCCTGTTCTGCAATTTAGGATGATGGAAAAATTGCCGACCTTTTTCACCTCTAATGCCAACTTCGAAGAGCTTGCCCATCATTTCACATATACACAGCGCGGGGAAGTGGAGGAATTGAAAGCAGCCAGGATCATGGAGAGAATCCGTTATCTGGCTGAAGCGGTTGAGGTAGGCGGCAGAAATAGGCGAAGCTAG
- the ytxC gene encoding sporulation protein YtxC translates to MLAIQFENKVDAALLYAKLQQNCVNYPEYANDIEFRYSKVTIQEPCRNRNQWMNAFLIPSIAEFIIQAYEESWMAEIIEQTFLFKSFEEQEQIVAIARSIIAGEKKDIPIRGIPAGKDRTVFIHDALDKIFADTPSFSFESFVRFRLRDYRERLRKYVEAAIDEYKMEQEYQDFIENARRYVGCKQAAAAVVHLIHGQKVLFFDSEWKPIRQADVLDPVEEQFIRDQHLDPAAFVIAPLLSLVPRKIILYTEQIDHGIVRTVQNIFEERVVILPRHENPLNI, encoded by the coding sequence TTGCTCGCCATACAGTTTGAAAATAAAGTGGATGCAGCGCTTTTATATGCGAAACTGCAGCAAAATTGTGTTAACTATCCAGAATATGCAAATGATATAGAATTCCGGTACAGCAAGGTGACCATCCAGGAGCCCTGCCGCAATCGTAACCAGTGGATGAATGCCTTTTTAATCCCTTCTATTGCGGAGTTTATTATCCAGGCGTATGAAGAAAGCTGGATGGCGGAAATTATCGAGCAAACGTTTTTATTCAAGAGCTTTGAAGAACAGGAGCAAATTGTCGCCATTGCCCGTTCCATCATAGCTGGAGAAAAAAAGGATATTCCGATTCGGGGAATTCCAGCCGGGAAAGACCGGACAGTGTTTATCCATGATGCGTTAGATAAAATCTTTGCAGACACACCGTCTTTTTCGTTTGAATCGTTTGTAAGATTCCGTTTGCGCGATTATAGGGAAAGGCTCCGTAAATATGTGGAAGCTGCCATTGATGAATATAAAATGGAGCAGGAATACCAGGATTTTATTGAGAATGCCAGACGCTATGTCGGCTGTAAGCAGGCAGCAGCTGCTGTCGTTCACCTTATCCATGGGCAAAAGGTTCTTTTTTTTGACTCGGAATGGAAACCAATCCGGCAGGCTGATGTCCTGGACCCTGTGGAGGAACAGTTCATAAGGGACCAGCATCTTGATCCGGCTGCATTTGTCATTGCGCCGCTGCTGTCCCTTGTCCCGCGGAAAATTATCCTTTACACGGAGCAGATCGATCACGGAATCGTTCGGACGGTCCAAAATATCTTTGAAGAACGAGTTGTGATCCTTCCGCGGCATGAAAATCCGCTTAATATTTAA